Genomic DNA from Haloplanus aerogenes:
CGAGGGAAGCGACCACGACGGGCTTCGGAGATTGTTCCGCTATTGACGGCGCGACCGCCACTCACCGAAGCGTCCCGCGATACCGTTCGCGGAGCCCGGTCAGTAGATCACCGCTACGAGTTTTGCCGGCAGGTTGTCTCGGATCGTGGAGCGGAACTCCGCCGAGATACCGAACAGCACCGCGAAATACGCGCCTGCACCGAGACAGACCAGCAGGAGGACGAGCGCAAAGTTGTGCTGGAGGAGTTTGTAGGTCTCCTCGATCCAGAGGCCACCGTACGCGACGGCCCCACACACCGCCGCGGCGACGACCTGTTTTCCGATCGTACGGTAGGGAAAGTCGAAGTCGATCAGCCGCATGACGTACTGGTACGCGAGTAACGTCCCGATGCCGGCCGAGAGGGCGGTGGCGACCGCGGCGCCGACCCATCCGTAGAGATACACGAGCCCCAGATTCAACAGCGTGTTCGTGCCGATGAAGGCTGCATTGACGTTGAACGTGAGGTCGGGGCGGTCGATGGCACCGAGCGTCGTGATGAGTTGTTTCTGGTATGAGCGGAGCAACACGGCTGCGACGAGCAGTGTCAACACCGTCTCACCGACGGTGAATTCGGTGCCGTAGATGCGGAGGATTCGGGAACCGAGAATGACCGTCCCGACGAGACCGGGAATGAGTATCAGGCCGGCGTAACGCAGAGAGTCTTCGAGAATCGGCGCGGCGGCCTGGTTCGCGGCGTCGGCAGTAGTGTTGCTGATCTCGGGGAACGTCGCGCTACTGATCGAGGTGCCGAACGTGAGCAGGAAGGTGCTGATCGTCCACGCGACGGAGTAGACACCGATGAGGTCGGAGGTGACGAACAGGCCCAACACCGCGACGTCGACCCAGCCGAACGTCCGCCGTTCGACCGAGCCGAGCCACGCGAACTTGGCGTACGAGAACAGTTCGGCGAAATGATGTCGGGCGGGAAGCCGGAGCGACGGACGGGCGAGCCAGACACCCACAGCCCCGATGAGTGCGTAGCCAACCGCGTGACCGGCGAGCATTCCGGTCAGCCCAAGGCCGAGAAACACCAGTCCGATCTGCGTGAGGCTCCGGACCGTCATCCGGACCGGCGTCAGCACGCCCTGCACGTGGACGAGATGACTGCCGGCGAGCGTCGCTCCGCTCATCGAATTCAGGAGCGTGGCGAACAGGATGAGGACGACGAACCCGGTCACTGGCTCTCCGATGTACATCGCCACCGGGTTACGGAGGAGATACAGGACCAGCGACAGCACCGCGAACATTCCGATCATCAAACACAGGCCGGCAGTGAAGAACTCGGCCTGATCCTCGCCCTCGCTCATCCGCTTTCGAATGGCGGCGGTGACACCCACTTTCCCGCCGATCCCGACCCACGCCACCACCGCGAGCACCAGCGAGTAGGTGCCGAGAACGCCAGCACCGAGTTCGCGGGCGAAGTAGAGCGTCGCGACGAAACCCGCGATCGACCCGGCGATCTTCGAGACGAAGACTATCAGCGAGGTTTGGCCGATTCTCATTGGTGTCGCTGCCTCCCGCTCGGTCGGACAGGGTGGCGAATCGTTCGGATCACGGCGTCCGGGCTACACGTACCCCAAGTCCCGCAACTGTTGTTCCACGTCGCCGGACAGATCGCTCTCTACGTCACCTTGGACTGCCGGGAACCGCGATACTGCGTCCTCACAGGCGGCGCGCAGGTCGGCGGGGGCGGCCGCCACGTCTGCCGGGTCCGACCCCCGATACGCGTCCACTTCGCCCCGCGAGTCCGCGACGACCTTCCACTCCCCGTCGAACCCCATCACAGTGTGCGTCAGCGACTCCCGTTCGACGAACCAGTCCTCGAAATGGTCGTAGTTCCGCATCGACTCCTCGTGGTAGGGGTTCGCCGGAAGTTCGAAGAACACGGGGTCGTCGTCGAAGTAGTCGGCCCACATGGCGCCGCCGGCGTCGACGAACGTACCCAAGTCGCCTGTGAGCAGATCGTAGAGCGCGCGGAGCGACACCCGATCCTCGACGGTTCGGGCCTCGATGTCTGGGTGTGCCACGATCAGCGGCACCGTCCAGAGGTGTTCGTTCAGGGCGTCCAGATGGCCCATGCTCCGCTCGCCGCGCAGGTCGGTCTCGCCCAGGCCCTCGCCGTGGTCGGACGTGATGACGACGACCGTCTCGTCGCGGATGCCTGCGTCTTCGAGCGCTCGGAGCAGGTGGGCGATCTGTTCGTCGACGCTCCGAACCTCGGCGCGGTAAGCGGCACGCACGAGTTCGACGGCTTCCTCGTCGACCTCGCCGGCGAAGAAAGCGTTCCGGAACTGCCGAGCGTTCGAGAAGTTCGGCGACATGGTTCGCAGGTCGTCGAGGGTCCACCGGCCGTCCGTCACCGCCCGGAAATGCGCTTCGGGCGGTTCGTAGGGGTAGTGGGGGTCCATGTAGTTCGCGAACGCGAACAGCGGGGCGTCGCGGTCGGCGGTCCGCGCGAACTCGTCGGCGAGGAGGTCGGTCGACCGGTCCGACGCCCGCGTCAGGAAGCCGTAGGAGTCGGTGTCGACGAACGGGAGGTGGTCGCTGTATGCGTACCGCCGGTCGAGTTCGAGCGCGACGGCGCGGGCGAAGTTGTCGAGGCTGGCAAGCGGCCGGTCGTGGGTCGCGGCGTCGACGAGGGTCTGCACGTAGTCCCGCGGGCGGGGCGTGCGGTCCTCCTGAAGCTCCCGGACGTTCGCGAAGGGATTGAGACCGCACGGATTCAGGGGGCGGCGCGTCTCGTAGAAGCGGTCGAAGCCGTGGTCGAACCCGTGGGAACTGGAGGCGTAGATGTTGGCGGTGACGCCGACGGTGTCGTAGCCGTCGGCGGTCAGCGATTCGATCAGCGGCAGGTGATCGAGGTGGTGTTCGCGATGGTAGTAGCCGTGATCGTGGGGCCACTCGCCGGTGAAAAGCGAGGCGTGCGCCGGAAGCGACCAGTTCGCGGGGGTGACACAGGCGTCGAAGGAGAGGTTCTCCTCGGCGAGGGCGTGGATAGTGGGGGCATCGGCCTCGGTGATCGCGTCGAGTCGCAGGCAGTCGAGGACGAGACACAGGACGTTCGGGTTCCCCATCTCGCCTACACCCACCGCCGTCGGCTTCAAATACGTATCGTTTGGGACTAGAGATAGCCTAACTCTTTCAGGTGGCTCTGTACGTCCGCGTCGAGGTCGCGATTCCCCGCCGCGACGGTCGGATCGGGCTCGATAGCGTCGAACACCTCGCTCGTCACGTCCTCGTCGCGTTCGATCACCTGCCGTTCGAGCGCATTCGGAATCACCTGCGTCAGCGCGCTGTCGCCCCGCCGGGAGAACTTCCACACCGCGCCGTCGCGCCACTCGTAGACGGCGCGCCACGGGCCGGCGTACCGCTCGGGGTTCGGGCAGGCGTCGGGGAGTTCCTCGCTCGGCGACGTGACGCGCTCCGTCGAGACGAGGACGGGGCCGTCGGGGGCGAACGAGCGGTCGCCGTCGGTCGCGTCCGCTTCCGCCGCACCCTCACCGTCGACGGCGGCCCGCACCACCGCCGGGAACCGCGTCAGTGTGGCCGGGCGGTCGACCGTCCGGCCCTCGGTTTGGCCGGGATACTTGACTACCAGCGGGACGTGCGTCACCTCCTCGGAAATTCCCCAGCTATGATCGACGAGTTCGACCGTCGGCTCCAGTTCGCTCGGCTCGCCGAACCCTTCGCCGTGGTCGCTGGTGACGACGACGAGCGTGTCGTCCAACTCGCCCCGCTCTCTCAGCGCCCCGAGCAGGCGGTCGACGTGTGCGTCGGCCTGTCGGATCGCGCCGTCGTACAGCGCCTCGAACGCGCGGAGTTTCCAGAGATACTCGCCCGAGAGAAAGGTCGTGGAGTAGGGACCGCGAGTCTCGCGGTGGAGGCGCTGAAGGTACGATCCGCCCCAGCGGTCGTGTTCGTCGTCCGGGACGTACGGGTAGTGAGCGTCCATCAGGTTCAGACAGGCCGCCCATGGCCCCGAACGATCGGCGTGCCAGTCGAGGAATTCGGGAACGTACGTCGCCCCGGATTCGTCGACAGCGAAGCGATCCAGCCGGTCGTAGGCGAGTTCGGCGGCGCCATTTACGAGCGAGCGAATCGGTCGGCCGCTCGTGAGCGACAGGCGGAGGTAGTCGACGTAGGACGTGTCGTTGATGTTCTCGACGGTCGAGGGCGAGAGCGCGTCGGGGAAGGGTGCAGACTGGCGTTCTTTCGGCCCGACGACGGTGTCGAACGCGTCGCCGAAGTTCGAGGAGCGCGTGACGACGGCGTTGGGGGTGAAAAAGCCGGTGTCGTAGCCGCGGTCGGCGAGGTCGGCCCAGACGGTTCGGCCGGGATCGATCTGCGCGCCGTGGCTCGTCAGGCCGTGGGCCGCGACGTGGGCGCCCGAAAAGATGCTGGCGTGACTGGCGAGGCTGTGGATGCCCGGCGCCCGCGCCTGCCTATACGTAGTCGCCCGATCCGCGAACGCGTCGAGTCGCGGGGTGGTCTCCCGTCGGTAGCCGTGGAGGCTCGTGTTCCGGGCACGAACGCTGTCGAGGACGACCAACAGGACGTTCGGATTCGCCGTCGCCATCTCGCCTACACCCTCCGCCGTCGGCTTCAAATACGTATCGTTCCCCGGGTCGGGTGGGACCGTCCGGTCCGGCGAGCGCCAGTAATCGAACGAGAGAACCGGAGCCGAAAGTATTTGGCTCCGCGGCGGTCACTGCCGAATCATGAAAGCCGTCATCCTCGCCGCCGGCAAGGGCACCCGTCTCCGCCCGCTGACGGAGGACAAACCGAAGGTGCTCGTCGATGTGGACGACAAACCACTCATCGAGTACGCCTTCGACGCCCTGATCGACATCGGCGTCGACGAGTTCGTCGTCGTCGTCGGCTACAAGAAAGAACAGCTCATGGAGCGCTACGACGACGCGTACCGCGACGTGCCGATCACGTACGCCCACCAGCGCGAGCAGTTGGGGCTCGCCCACGCGCTCCTGACGGCGGAGCCGTACATCGACGACGACTTCATGCTCATGCTCGGCGACAACGTCTTCGACGCGAACCTCGGCGACGTGGTGAACCGACAGGCCGAGGAGCGCGCCGACGCCGCCTTCCTCGTCGAGGAGGTGCCGTGGGACGAGGCGTCCCGGTACGGCGTCTGTGACACCAACGAGTACGGCGAGATCACACGTGTCGTCGAGAAGCCCGACGATCCGCCCTCCAACCTGGTGATGACCGGGTTCTACACGTTCACGCCGGCCATCTTCCACGCCTGCCACCTCGTCCAGCCCTCCGACCGCGGCGAGTACGAACTCCCGGACGCCATCGACCTGCTGATCCAGAGCGGACGCACCATCGACGCCATCCGGATGGACGGCTGGCGCATCGACGTGGGCTACCCCGAGGACCGCGAGGAGGCCGAACGGCGGATTACGGACAGAGATGGCGGAGTGGAAACAGCCGACGGGACGAGTGCTGAAACGGGAACGCAGGGATAACTGACTCTGGCAGTATACCAACTATAGAGCAACGTACAGCCCGAAGTGAAGTACCTCGGGGTCAAGCCCCGAGGCACTCGCCTTACCCGGTTGTAGACAAGCATTCCAGCACTGTCTCTCGTCAGTGACTGCCGAATTGTGTTCATAATTGGAGAGACAGTCTGAGATGGCATGATAGAATCTCTAGTGCGTAGAGAACACGTTTAGGAAGATTCCTGATCGAGATCGATCCCGCAAGTTGGTGGAAAGATGGATCACAGATGCAGATATGAGGGCGTGATCGGCAGGACGACACCAATCGAGAGATGAAACACCACGAGCATGGCGATCTCCACTGATTAGCGGGGGCACCTGCTCAGATCGCACTCGGCCAGCGATGTCGCCAACGGTTCATAATCGGATCCAGTCTGCCGATTAGAGATAGGCGCTGTGACAATACTGATCAAATGGGCTGTACGATGGGACTGTCTCAACCGTCTTCTGAAGGCTGTGAGACTGTATCAGGCGTTTCGCGCCGAATCAGACACGGTACACAGCCCCCCTCACCATCTGCCCGGGTCTGATGGACGAGTTTGTAGCCTCGCAATGTCCGTGACATCCTCCCGCGCCTAAAGGCGCGGGCCTCCCACCCGGTGTTGGCCGGGCAGGTCAATCCTGAACGTTGGGGGTCTAAGGTTTGCGGGACAGTCAGCCAGTGGCTCTGCCACGAAGCCGTTACTCGTACCCTGTGAAGGGCTTCGAGGTACCTGATTGTTTAACGACTGTCGGCGTGGTCGGCTTACCTTTTGGTTTCGGCTACGAACCGTGGCAAACACCGAGTCAACTGCCAGTTCCCCACGCACAGTGTGTACTACCGTGGTTTGTGAGTTAAAATGTCGGATTCATCTGGTGGCTTTAGCCACCAGTATTCTCCTTGAATCTCTATAACCATCCAAAACGACGATCGATCTACTTCTTGCGGGCATTCAGACCAATTATGAAAAGATAATAACGCGCTCTCGCAGGCCTAGCGAGTGCCTCAACCACAGAGGACGAGTCATTTTCAGTATGAAATTCTCAAAGTAGAATTTTCCGCTCGTATCTGTCCGAATCAAGCCACGCAGGGATATCGAAGCGTCGCTACCCGCTTGGAAGAAGACCGACGCGACAAGACGGGATAGGAACGACTTTCCCGCTCCCCCGGCGAGGGGGCTGTATGTCCGGGTCCGACGACGTCTGCGTCCTCGTCCCCACGCTCGACGAGGGGGAGACCATCGGCGACGTGGTCCGTGACTTCCGCGACGCGGGCTTCGCGGACGTGCTCGTCGTCGACGGGGGGTCGACGGACGACACCCAGGCCGTCGCCCGCGAGGCGGGCGCGCGTGTCGTCGAACAGACGGGCACCGGAAAGGGGCAGGCGGTCCGGGAGGCGGTGAGAGAACACGTCGACGCCGCGTACGTCCTCATGCTCGACGGCGACGGCACGTATCACGCCGACGACGCCGAGGCGATGCTCGAACCCCTCCGCACCGGTGAGGCGGCGCACGTCATCGGTGATCGCTTCGCCGACATGCGATCCGGCGCGATGACGTTTCTCAACCGGGTCGGCAACCGCCTCATCAACGCCGCCTTCGGCGTCATTCACCACGAGTCGTTCGGCGACATCCTCTCGGGCTACCGGGCGTTTACCCGCGAGTCGTTCGACCGGATGCATCTCACGGCCGACGGCTTCGGCATCGAGACGGAGATGGCCGTCGAGTGTGCCAAACGCGACATTCCGACGACGGTCGTTCCCATCACCTACTACCCCCGGCCCGCGGGGTCGAACACGAACCTCCACCCCATCCGCGACGGCGGGATCATCTTCCTCGAACTCTACCGGCGGGCGAAGACCAACAACCCCCTCTTCTACTTCGGGAGTCTGGGCACGGTGTCGACGGCGACGGGCTTTCTGGTCGCCCTCTACGTCGGCGTCGAGTGGGTGACCCAGCGCGTCTCCCACGAAGTGCTCGCCGTCGTCGCCGCGTTCGCCATCCTCGTCGGCGTCCAACTGCTGATGTTCGGCATGCTCGCGGATCTGATCCTCTCTCTGCACCGTGAGCAGTTGCGGGAGCGGGAGTGAGACAACCCGGTAAGGTGTCCATACTGCCACTTAACCCGGATTAAGCGAGCTGACTCGGCTTTCACGTCGACGCGATTGATTACGTGGCGCGGTGTAGTGAGCATGCCGTCCACCATGGAACCGCACACGCTCCTGATGGTCGGCTTCGTGGTACTCGCCGGCGCGGTGTTCGTGACGGCGCGTGTTGGTGCAGCCGCCGTCGGCGTACTCCCCGCTTCGGGTGCCGGTGGCGCGGACGAACGCGATACGGAGCCGGACACCGCAAACGAGACCGACGAGGGGATATCGGCCGCCCGCGACGACATCGAATGGGGGGCGTCGCGGATTACGGCCGACGACCGCGAGCGAATGCGGAAACACCTGGAGAAAGACCCCCTCCATCGGAGTCCGGACGACCTCCTGCCGTCGGACGCCGACGACGACGACGGGTCGTGACCGGCGAGTCCCCGTATTTTCACGCGACGTAGCCCACGCTGGCGGCGACCGGTTGCTCCGAACGTTGATTACGGTGCCGGCCCACGCCCCGAGCGATGCCGGACTCCGACGAGACGACGGGCGTGCCGTGGCGCTCCCCACGACTGTATCTCCTCGTCGCGATGGCGGCAGTGGCACCGCTCGACGTGAACATCATCGGGCCGGCGCTCCCGGCCATCGCGGACGCCTTCGACGTGTCGAGCGCGCGCAGCGGCCTCGTCATCACCGCCTTCGCCGCGCCGGGGGCGTTCCTCGCGCCCATCGTGGGGATGTACGCCGACCGCTTCGGCCGCCGACGAATCGTCGTTCCCTGTCTCCTCATCTACGGCGTCGCCGGTGTGGCCGTGACGCTCGTGACCGAACTGTGGATGGTCCTCGTCCTCCGGGCGGTGCAAGGGAGCGTCGGCGGGAGCATCCTCGCCTCGCTGTCGCTCGCGCTCGTCGGCGACTACTACGACGGCCCGCGGCGCAACGCAGTGATGGGCGTCGTCAGCGCGAGCATCTCCTTCAGTGCCGCCGCTGGGCCGGTCCTCGGGGGCGTCCTCGCCGCGCGCTCGTGGGATGCGCCCTTCTACCTCTACGGGTCGAGCGTCGTCGTCGCGGGGCTGGTGTACTACTACCTCGACGCGCCGGCGGTGGAGGCGGAGGGAACATCGAGCGATGGCCGCGACGGCTCGTACATCCGGGCCGCCATCGCCTCGCTCCCCACCCGTCAGGCACTCGTCGTCTACGGCGCGACGCTCGCGGGCTTCACCCTCTTTTTCGGCGGCGTCCTCACCGCCGTCCCCTTCCTGCTGGAGGAGACGTACGGGCTGGAGTCGGGTCGGGTCGGCGCCCTCGTGACGGGGGCGATGATGGTCGCCGCGGTGGTCGCAGTGTTCAACGGCCGGTTCGCGCGCTACCTGTCGAACCTCGGCATGGTCACCATCGGCTTCGGCTTCTACGCTCTCGGCCTCGTCGGCGTGTGGGCCGCCG
This window encodes:
- a CDS encoding sulfatase-like hydrolase/transferase, which gives rise to MGNPNVLCLVLDCLRLDAITEADAPTIHALAEENLSFDACVTPANWSLPAHASLFTGEWPHDHGYYHREHHLDHLPLIESLTADGYDTVGVTANIYASSSHGFDHGFDRFYETRRPLNPCGLNPFANVRELQEDRTPRPRDYVQTLVDAATHDRPLASLDNFARAVALELDRRYAYSDHLPFVDTDSYGFLTRASDRSTDLLADEFARTADRDAPLFAFANYMDPHYPYEPPEAHFRAVTDGRWTLDDLRTMSPNFSNARQFRNAFFAGEVDEEAVELVRAAYRAEVRSVDEQIAHLLRALEDAGIRDETVVVITSDHGEGLGETDLRGERSMGHLDALNEHLWTVPLIVAHPDIEARTVEDRVSLRALYDLLTGDLGTFVDAGGAMWADYFDDDPVFFELPANPYHEESMRNYDHFEDWFVERESLTHTVMGFDGEWKVVADSRGEVDAYRGSDPADVAAAPADLRAACEDAVSRFPAVQGDVESDLSGDVEQQLRDLGYV
- a CDS encoding oligosaccharide flippase family protein; its protein translation is MRIGQTSLIVFVSKIAGSIAGFVATLYFARELGAGVLGTYSLVLAVVAWVGIGGKVGVTAAIRKRMSEGEDQAEFFTAGLCLMIGMFAVLSLVLYLLRNPVAMYIGEPVTGFVVLILFATLLNSMSGATLAGSHLVHVQGVLTPVRMTVRSLTQIGLVFLGLGLTGMLAGHAVGYALIGAVGVWLARPSLRLPARHHFAELFSYAKFAWLGSVERRTFGWVDVAVLGLFVTSDLIGVYSVAWTISTFLLTFGTSISSATFPEISNTTADAANQAAAPILEDSLRYAGLILIPGLVGTVILGSRILRIYGTEFTVGETVLTLLVAAVLLRSYQKQLITTLGAIDRPDLTFNVNAAFIGTNTLLNLGLVYLYGWVGAAVATALSAGIGTLLAYQYVMRLIDFDFPYRTIGKQVVAAAVCGAVAYGGLWIEETYKLLQHNFALVLLLVCLGAGAYFAVLFGISAEFRSTIRDNLPAKLVAVIY
- a CDS encoding sulfatase, translated to MATANPNVLLVVLDSVRARNTSLHGYRRETTPRLDAFADRATTYRQARAPGIHSLASHASIFSGAHVAAHGLTSHGAQIDPGRTVWADLADRGYDTGFFTPNAVVTRSSNFGDAFDTVVGPKERQSAPFPDALSPSTVENINDTSYVDYLRLSLTSGRPIRSLVNGAAELAYDRLDRFAVDESGATYVPEFLDWHADRSGPWAACLNLMDAHYPYVPDDEHDRWGGSYLQRLHRETRGPYSTTFLSGEYLWKLRAFEALYDGAIRQADAHVDRLLGALRERGELDDTLVVVTSDHGEGFGEPSELEPTVELVDHSWGISEEVTHVPLVVKYPGQTEGRTVDRPATLTRFPAVVRAAVDGEGAAEADATDGDRSFAPDGPVLVSTERVTSPSEELPDACPNPERYAGPWRAVYEWRDGAVWKFSRRGDSALTQVIPNALERQVIERDEDVTSEVFDAIEPDPTVAAGNRDLDADVQSHLKELGYL
- the aglJ gene encoding S-layer glycoprotein N-glycosyltransferase AglJ, translating into MSGSDDVCVLVPTLDEGETIGDVVRDFRDAGFADVLVVDGGSTDDTQAVAREAGARVVEQTGTGKGQAVREAVREHVDAAYVLMLDGDGTYHADDAEAMLEPLRTGEAAHVIGDRFADMRSGAMTFLNRVGNRLINAAFGVIHHESFGDILSGYRAFTRESFDRMHLTADGFGIETEMAVECAKRDIPTTVVPITYYPRPAGSNTNLHPIRDGGIIFLELYRRAKTNNPLFYFGSLGTVSTATGFLVALYVGVEWVTQRVSHEVLAVVAAFAILVGVQLLMFGMLADLILSLHREQLRERE
- a CDS encoding MFS transporter, which encodes MPDSDETTGVPWRSPRLYLLVAMAAVAPLDVNIIGPALPAIADAFDVSSARSGLVITAFAAPGAFLAPIVGMYADRFGRRRIVVPCLLIYGVAGVAVTLVTELWMVLVLRAVQGSVGGSILASLSLALVGDYYDGPRRNAVMGVVSASISFSAAAGPVLGGVLAARSWDAPFYLYGSSVVVAGLVYYYLDAPAVEAEGTSSDGRDGSYIRAAIASLPTRQALVVYGATLAGFTLFFGGVLTAVPFLLEETYGLESGRVGALVTGAMMVAAVVAVFNGRFARYLSNLGMVTIGFGFYALGLVGVWAAGSATGVLLALGVFGIGHGLLLPSVASALSALAGPEFRGGVMSLRTSVILGAQAIGPPLFTLPATRLDVGYELPLAVAGVGAALFAVGLFAAAGGRTGLVVGAAES
- the aglF gene encoding UTP--glucose-1-phosphate uridylyltransferase AglF, translated to MKAVILAAGKGTRLRPLTEDKPKVLVDVDDKPLIEYAFDALIDIGVDEFVVVVGYKKEQLMERYDDAYRDVPITYAHQREQLGLAHALLTAEPYIDDDFMLMLGDNVFDANLGDVVNRQAEERADAAFLVEEVPWDEASRYGVCDTNEYGEITRVVEKPDDPPSNLVMTGFYTFTPAIFHACHLVQPSDRGEYELPDAIDLLIQSGRTIDAIRMDGWRIDVGYPEDREEAERRITDRDGGVETADGTSAETGTQG